The DNA region GTTGCGCGCCCGGCCTGCTCCTGCACGATCACCTGCGCGAGTACGGAGGAACCGAGTCCGCCCAGTTTCTCCGGGATGTTCATCGGCCACAGGCCGTCCCGACAGGCGCGCTCGCGAATGGTTGCGCGTGCGTCGTCGGAGATGCGTGAGTGCTCGTCCACTTCGAGCTCGCGCGGGATGAGTTCCTCGTTGGTGAAGCGTCGGGCGGTTTCTTGTAGCAGCTTCAGCTCGTCGGACAACTCGAAGTTCATGGCATCAGCTCCTTCTCTTTTTCAGGCCAATTTTCTGAGTCCGATTCGTCGCCCTGGTTGGCCTTGGGTACGACCAGCGCATCGACTACCACCGCTCGATCTGGCAGTGCAACGAGTGGATTGACATCGATCTCACGGATGCAATCTCCCAGATCACTAGCGAGCGCCGCAAGCGAAAGCGCCGCCTGAACGATCGCCTTGATGTCTGCGGGGGGGCGACCGCGCACGCCGTTCAGAAGGGGCGCCCCGCGCAGACTAGCGAGCGCTTCACTGACCTCGGCGGATGTGACCGGCAGCGGCAGCATCCGGAAGTCCTTGAGCACCTCGACGAAGATACCGCCGGTTGCAATGGTGAGCATCGGCCCGAATTGCGCGTCGAACACCAGGCCGAGGAGCAGTTCGCAGCCGTCGGGAATCATCTCCTGGACGAGCACTCGGGGTCCAAGCCGTGCTTCGAAGTCCCGATACACGGCCTCGAGCTCGTCCGGATCCGCCACCCCTAGATGCACACCGCGCCGCTCCGTCTTGTGCAGGTCACCCGCAGCCGTCTTCAGTGCGATTGGATAGCCGATCTCCGCTGCGGCACGCAGAGCATCATCGAGGGTCGTCACGGCGTGCTCTCGCGTCGTCGTCAGCCCGTAGGCGCTCAGCAGCTCTTTGCTCGCGTGTTCGTCGAGGGCGTCTGTCGTGCCCTCGAGCTGCCGACGCAGGGCATCGAGATGCTTTGGCGGCTTCACCCGCTCCTCGCTCGTTCGAGCTAGCCGCTGCGCTCGAGTGCGTTGGAACTCTGCGTATTCGACGACGTGGCGAACGGCGCGCAGCCCCGTCTCGGTTCCCATCAGTACCGGGATTCCGATCTCGCGCAGTCGACTCGACTGGACCGCACTCGCTGACGAACTCGCGTGTACCAGAAAGGCCAGCGGATTTTGTAGGCGCCCCTGCACCGCTTCCGCGATCTCGATATTCGACGGCTCTTCGTCGTCCATTGGCCACAGGTCGACTGCAAACAACGTCAGGCCGGTCGCGGGGTCGGCGTCCAGCGCGAGCACGCTCTCGGTGAAAATCTCGTTGGACCCGTTCCCGGTCCCCCAGGCGTCGAGCGGGTTGATCGGGTCGAGACCCGGATCGAGGACGGCCGCCAGCCGGGCCTCGGTCGCTTCGTTGATCGCGGCGAATTCGACGCCTTCTGTTTCAGCCAGATCGACCATGTGCGCCCGCTGGCCCCCCGAGTCGAGGATCGC from Myxococcales bacterium includes:
- a CDS encoding acetate--CoA ligase family protein; the encoded protein is AILDSGGQRAHMVDLAETEGVEFAAINEATEARLAAVLDPGLDPINPLDAWGTGNGSNEIFTESVLALDADPATGLTLFAVDLWPMDDEEPSNIEIAEAVQGRLQNPLAFLVHASSSASAVQSSRLREIGIPVLMGTETGLRAVRHVVEYAEFQRTRAQRLARTSEERVKPPKHLDALRRQLEGTTDALDEHASKELLSAYGLTTTREHAVTTLDDALRAAAEIGYPIALKTAAGDLHKTERRGVHLGVADPDELEAVYRDFEARLGPRVLVQEMIPDGCELLLGLVFDAQFGPMLTIATGGIFVEVLKDFRMLPLPVTSAEVSEALASLRGAPLLNGVRGRPPADIKAIVQAALSLAALASDLGDCIREIDVNPLVALPDRAVVVDALVVPKANQGDESDSENWPEKEKELMP